In a single window of the Pontibacter russatus genome:
- a CDS encoding MgtC/SapB family protein → MDWAFLISTEVNISNITFRLFLSTVLGGLLGWERESKRQNAGLRTHMVISACSCLLMLISIYIPQTFSEYRNADPGRIAAQVVSGIGFLGAGAIFRLGGSTHGLTTAATIWAVAAVGLSVGAGMYGAAGIITLLLLFVLAILDKVGKKVFISGSLKTLKISFQSPKIETSRIFAILEEHEVVTKNISVVQSTDKQKSKIKLYVFVPDKLDVKDLYKDLNELRSVGRISLGQDF, encoded by the coding sequence ATGGACTGGGCATTTTTAATTTCAACCGAGGTCAATATCAGCAATATTACCTTCAGATTATTTTTAAGCACGGTTCTAGGCGGCCTGCTTGGGTGGGAAAGGGAAAGCAAGCGGCAAAATGCGGGGCTACGGACACACATGGTCATTTCGGCATGCTCCTGCCTGCTGATGCTTATCTCCATCTACATCCCTCAGACGTTCTCGGAATACCGCAACGCGGACCCAGGCAGAATCGCGGCGCAGGTGGTGTCGGGCATAGGTTTTCTTGGCGCGGGCGCCATATTTAGGCTGGGGGGAAGCACGCACGGCCTCACCACCGCGGCCACCATATGGGCAGTGGCCGCAGTGGGCCTGTCGGTTGGGGCGGGAATGTACGGGGCAGCCGGCATCATTACGCTGCTGCTGCTGTTCGTGCTCGCCATTCTTGACAAGGTAGGGAAGAAAGTCTTCATCAGTGGGTCGCTGAAGACGCTGAAAATCAGCTTCCAGTCGCCCAAGATCGAGACCAGCAGGATTTTTGCCATACTCGAGGAACACGAGGTGGTGACCAAAAACATAAGTGTGGTCCAGTCCACGGACAAGCAGAAATCAAAGATCAAGCTATATGTGTTCGTGCCTGATAAGCTGGATGTAAAGGACCTTTACAAAGACCTCAACGAGCTCAGGAGCGTAGGCCGGATATCGCTGGGACAGGATTTCTGA